From Chryseobacterium sp. H1D6B, a single genomic window includes:
- a CDS encoding ferritin-like domain-containing protein — MATKTKTPARTKTKSTPAASRKTPAKKDAAKELKDLFEDSLKDIYWAEKALTKALPKMQKNATDEKLKKAIGDHLNQTKEHVERLEECFKALGKKAQAKKCDAMQGLLDEGKSIMEETKPGAVRDAGIIAASQKVEHYEIATYGTLAAYAKVLKEDKCLKYLLKTLGEEKKCDELLTSIADTALNKKAMNA, encoded by the coding sequence CAACACCTGCTGCATCTAGAAAAACACCTGCTAAAAAAGATGCAGCAAAAGAATTAAAAGATCTGTTCGAAGACAGCCTGAAGGATATTTACTGGGCTGAAAAAGCTTTAACAAAAGCACTTCCAAAAATGCAGAAAAATGCTACTGATGAAAAATTAAAAAAAGCCATCGGCGACCATTTGAATCAAACAAAAGAGCACGTGGAAAGGCTGGAAGAATGCTTTAAAGCTTTGGGTAAAAAAGCACAGGCGAAAAAATGTGATGCAATGCAGGGACTTCTGGATGAAGGAAAAAGCATTATGGAAGAAACAAAACCTGGTGCAGTACGTGATGCCGGAATTATTGCGGCTTCACAAAAAGTAGAACACTATGAAATAGCAACGTATGGTACTCTGGCAGCATATGCTAAAGTTTTAAAAGAAGATAAATGTCTTAAATACTTACTGAAAACATTAGGAGAAGAAAAGAAATGTGACGAACTTCTCACCAGTATTGCAGATACCGCGCTTAATAAAAAAGCGATGAATGCCTGA